The following is a genomic window from Citrifermentans bemidjiense Bem.
AAAAAGGGGACGCCGCAGTGAGCACCGAGTCGACCATTCCCACGCCAGCGACGCCGGACGTCTGCACGGTCGACCTCCTTGTGGAGGGTACGTCCATTCCGGGCGAGTACCATGTCCTCTCCGTCGCGGTGAGAAAGGAGATCAACCGCATCCCCACGGCCACCCTGGTGCTGCGCGACGGGGAGGCATCGAAGGCGACCTTCCAGATCAGCAACAGCGACCACTTCCTCCCCGGGAACAAGGTGGAGATAAGGCTCGGATACCGGTCGAACAACGAAACGGTGTTCAAAGGGGTGGTGATAAAGCAGGGGATCAGCATCCGCAAGAGCGGCAGCATCCTGACTGTCGAGTGCCGCGACGAGGCGGTGAAGATGACCTGCGGCGCCAAGAGCCGCTACTACACCGACATGAAGGACAGCGACATCATGGAGCAGGTCATCGCTTCCTACGGGCTCGACAAGGACGTGCAGGCGACCAAGCCGGACCTTAAGGAAGTAACGCAGTACAACGCGACCGATTGGGATTTCCTCCTCTGCCGGGCTGAGGCGAACGGCCAGGTGGTGATCGTGAGCGACGGCAAGGTGAGTGTGAGCCAGCCGGCCGCAAGCGACGAACCGGTCCTCTCGGTGGGATACGGCAGCACCCTTCTGGAACTGGACGCGGAGATAGACGCCCGCAGGCAAAGCACTGGCGTCGTGGCCCGCAGTTGGAGCGGGACGGACCAAGACGTGCTGGAAGCCGAGGCGAAGGAGCCGGCGAAGACCGTGGCGGGAAACCTGGCCCCGGACGCACTGGCAAAGGTTCTGGGAAGCGACCCATACGAGATGAGGCACGGCGGGAAACTCACCACCCCCGAGCTGCAGGCGTGGGCCGACGGCCGGCTCCTCAGGGAGCGCCTGGCCAAGGTGCGCGGCAGGGCCAAGTTCCAGGGGTTCGCCAAGGTGGCGCCGGGGAAGGTCATGGAAGTGAACGGCATCGGCGAGAGGTTCCAGGGGAGGTTCTACGTGGCAGGCGTGCGCCACGCGGTGGACAAGGGGAACTGGGAGACCGACGTTCAGTTCGGGTTGAGCACCGAGAGCTTCGCCGAGACCTTCGATCTCCGCCCGCTCCCGGCATCGGGCCTACTTCCCGCGGTGAGCGGGCTGCATATGGGGGTGGTAACGGTCCTGGAAAACGACCCGCAGGGGGAGGACCGAATCAAAGTCCGCCTGCCGCTGGTGAACAAAGCCGAGGAAGGGCTCTGGGCGCGGCTGGCGACGCTCGACGCCGGCAACAAGAGAGGGACCTTTTTCCGCCCCGAGATAGGCGACGAGGTGGTGGTCGGATTCCTCGGAGACGACCCCTGCCACCCGGTGGTGCTGGGGATGTGCAACAGCAGCGCGAAGCCCGCCCCGGAACCGGCCAAGGACAGGAACCACCGCAAAGGGTACGTCAGCCGGTCGAAGCTCAAGTTCACCTTCGACGACCAGAACAAGGTGGTGCTCCTGGAGACGCCGGGGGGCAACAGGCTGGCACTCTCGGAAGCGGACAAGGGGATCGTCATCAAAGATCAAAACGGCAACAAGATCATCATGGACAACACCGGCGTGCGGATAGAGAGCAGCAAGGACCTGACTCTGAAAGCGGCGAAGAACGTGAGCATCGAGGCCTCGGCCAGCCTGAGTCTGAAGGCGCAGACCTCGTTCAAGGCCGAGGGTACTGCCAGCGCCGAGGTATCCGGCGCGAGCACCACGGTCAAGGGAAGCGCCAAGACGGTGATCCAGGGGGGGATCGTGCAGATCAACTAAGTGACGCATTTCCCTGCGCGAAGCGAAAAACATGGAGAGGTACTCAACATGCTGCCAGCAGCGAGGGTTACAGACCTGATAGTGAGCGCGGCGACGCAGGGGGTGCCTACGCCGATCATCCCTCCCGGGGCGGTGAACGTGCTCATCGCCGGACTCCCCGCGGCGCGCATGGGGGATACCTGCGGCGCGGACGTCGTCATCAAGGGCTCGGCCACGGTGTTCATCGGGGGACTCCCCGCCGCCAGAATGGCCGATTCGACCGCGGGGGGCGGGGTAATTCTCCCCCCCTGCGCCCTGACTGTGCTTATCGGAGGGTAACGGATGAACCTCGATTTCCTCGGCCGCGGCTGGTCGTTTCCCCCGACCTTCGACAAGGGGCTCCCCGGCGTGGAGATGCTGGAACAGGAGGCGGACATCTTGGCGAGCCTGCAAGTGTTGCTCAGCACGGCGCAGGGGGAGCGGGTCATGCTGCCGCTGTTCGGCTGCAACCTGGACGAACTGGTCTTCGAGAGCCTCGACACCGGCACCAAAGCGCTGATGACGGACAAGATCGAATCGGCGATCCTCTACCACGAGCCGCGCATCGACCTGGAAAGCGTACGTCTCGACGACACGAGGGAACTGGAAGGGGTGGTGCTGATCGAGGTCATCTACCGGGTCAGGACCACCAACTCCCGCTTCAACTTCGTCTACCCCTTCTTCAAGCTGGAGGGTACCGACCTCGACCTCGCGGCCACGGTCACCCTGCTGCCGGACAACGACTAGGTGGGTTTCCCATGAGCCGAAGTGACTGCAAACAAAACCGCGATCCGCTGCAACTGGTACGGGAGGGCACCAGCCGGGAAGAGCGGCTCTTCCCCGCGCTGGACCCGGGCTACGCGCCGGTGGACGAGCGGGCCGCGGCGCACCACATGGTGTTCGCGCAGGCGTACTCGGCCTTTCTCAACTACTTCAACGCCGACAATGTGCAGGACGGGGACTGGCAACCTTTCTTCAGCGGCGACGTTTCGGTGCAACTGGCGCTGGCGGCGGTACAGGATGTCGACGCCTACAGAATCCGCATCAAGGAATACCTCGACTTCCTGAAGGATCTCAACTTCCAGTCGGACGAGGCGAAGGCCAAAGAGTACCTGGGGTACCTGTTCAGCGCCGCGGCGACGCTCGCGCGACAGTTCGACATCTTCCAAGCAGCGCTGCCGGCCGACCTGCCGCTCAAGTCCATGCTGCAGGCCCTGCTCCAGAGCCAGCTCGCTCTCGCCCTCAACCGGCTCATCAGCTACTACAAGGCCGACCTCGCCCTCCCCCAGCCCGACAGCCTCATTGCGGAAGCTGCCCCCGACCTGGTGGTTTTGGGGAAGAGCGCGGTCACCTTCGCCGAGGTGTACCAGGGTGGACTGACAGGGGAATGGATTACCGATGGCTCGGCAGACTGGGCCGCTTACACGAATGGAGTACTCCCCGACGCGTCGGTGTACGGCTCGGGGATCGAGGCGTACCAGCGCATCAACCACATCGCTACCCACAACCTCTTCACCTCGGCCCTGGACCAGTTCCTCAAGGCCTACGCCCGGACGGCGGCGGAAGCTGCCAAGGGACTCGAAGCCTCGCTCACGCAGCGCGACGACCACCAGCCTCATTACGCGCTCTTCCTGACCTTTCTCAGGCTCTTCGCCTACGCCCGCGACGGCGCCAACACCTTGACCGGCAGGCACCTCGACTTCTATTACCGCATCATCCTGCAGCTGAAGGAAAAGGAGGCGAGGCCCGGCCACGCGCATCTCCTTATCGAACTCGCCAAGCAGCCCCCCGAGCACCTGGTGCTGGCCGGCGAACTCTTCAAGGCGGGAAAGGACGCGCTCGGGCACGACGCCTTTTTCGCCAACGACCGGGACTTCGTTGCGAACCAGGCGCAGGTGGCCGCACTTATGACGGTGTACCGGCACGGCTCCGAGAAGGTCGGCGTCACCGCCCCCAGTTCCCTGCAGCAGGGTCGGATCTTCGCCTCGCCGGTGGCAAACTCGGAAGACGGCATCGGCGGGGAACTGACCTCAAACGACAAATCGTGGCACCCCTTCCACAACAAGAAGTACCAGGACGGGACGCTGGCGAAGATAGACATGCCCAAAGCCGAGATCGGGTTCGGCGTCGCCTCGCACTACCTCTACCTTGCCCAGGGGGAGAGGAGCGTGACGCTCAGCTTTCAGAGCCAGCCGACAGCCGCGAGGGACTTCAAGGACGACGTGGTCTGCCTGTTCAGCTCGGAAAAGGGTTGGCTGGAAAAAGCACCTGTCTCCTTTGCCCAGGAGACCGGAGGGCTGGTGTTGAGGATTGACCTCTCCGGGGCGGACCCCGCCGTTGTCGCCTATTCCGCAAAGCTCCACGGCTACAGCTTCGCCACCGAACTCCCGGTGCTGCTGGTAAAGCTCAAGCACCGAGACGACGCTCCATTCGCCTACCCGGAGCTGGAACCGGTCACGCTCACCCAGGCGGGGCTCACCGTAGAGGTGACGGGGCTGAAGACAGCGGCCTTGTCCAATGACTTCGGTCCTGTGGGGGCCTCCAAGCCCTTTCAGCCCTTCGGCCCCTCCCCGGTAGCCAACGGCTCATTCGTCATCGGCTCGGGCGAGATGTTCCAGAAGTCTCTCACCTACGCGCAGGTCAACGTGCAGTGGCAAAGCACCCCTGCCCCCTTCAACGGCGCGAGCGTGAGCGTTGTGACCGAATACCTGCAGGGCGGGGTCTGGCGCCAGTATAAGACGAGCCTCCAGGCTGACGTCACCAGCACCACCTTCGATCTTCTCGGCGAACCGCAGTCCGCGGACGCGCCCCCCTATTCCGACGCCCCCGCCCCGCCGGAAAACGAGCAGTTCCAGACCTCCTCGCGAAACGGCTTCGTCCGCCTGAGGCTTGCCGCCGACTTCGGCCAGAGCGACTACGAGCAGGCGCTCATCGACTACATCAAGCGCGTCACCGACAGCGACCCTAATAACGACGGCGAGAAGCCGGTCGCTCCGACTGGCCCTTACGTCACCGGTCTGACCCTCGACTACGGCGCGCAGCAGACCATAGCGCTGGATCAGGCGGACCGGGGAAAGTTCGAGGCGAGGCAGGCTCTATTCTTCCATCTGGACCCCTTCGGTTACGCGGAGCAGCACCCTTATCTGAAATCGACGGTGCCTGCGGCTATCCCCTCCATGACACTGCTGCCGCAGTTCAAGCACTTGAACCGCGACGACCCGAAGCTTCCCAAGGGGGTGCCGGTGCCGCACGAGGCTGAGTTCTACGTAGGGGTCGCCGGGCTCGTTCCACCGCAGAACCTGGCTCTGCTGTTCCAGGTGGTCGACGGGAGCGCCGACCCGCTCTCCATCAAGCCCAAGCCGCATATCGACTGGAGCTACCTGCAGCAAAACGAGTGGGTCCCATTCGGCCACGGCGAGGTGGAGGACCGAACCGCTGAGCTGATCGACTCGGGTATCGTCACCCTCTCCATCCCCCGCGGCGCATCCAGCGACAACACCCTGCTTCCGGCAGACCAGTACTGGGTGCGCGCCGCGGTGAAAAGCAACAGCGATTCGGTCTGCCGCCTGATCCTCGTCGCCGCGCAGGCGCTGCAGGCGACCTTCGAGGACCAGGGAAACGACCCCGCTTTCGTTGGGGGCACGCTCCACGCCGGGATCATCGCCAAGCTCGCCCAGCCAGACGCCGACGTAAAGAAGGTAAGCCAACCCTTCGCCAGCTTCGGTGGGCGGGGCAAAGAGGCGCCGGCCGACTTCTACACCAGGGTTTCGGAGCGGCTGCGCCACAAGGACCGCGCTATCGCTCAGTGGGACTACGAGCGGCTGGTGCTGGAAGGCTTCCCCCAGATTTACCGGGTCAAGTGCCTGAACCACACCCAGTACGAGCCTGACGCGACCGGGAGCGGCATCTACCGCGAGCTCGCTCCGGGGCACGTCACCGTGGTCACCATCCCTGATCTACGCCTCGCCGCCCTAAGGGATCCGCTGCGCCCCTACACGAGCCTGGGGCTCCTGGACAAGATCTCCGCATACCTCGCGCAGCGGCTTTCCTGCTTCGTGCGGCTGCACGTGAGGAACCCGCTCTTCGAGGAGGTGCAGGTGGACTGCAAGGTGACCCTGCAGCCGGGGCTGGACCAGAGCTTTTACGAGCAGAAGGTCAAGGAGGCGATCACCCGTTTCCTTTCCCCCTGGGCCTTCCCCGGAGGGGGGAACCCATCCTTCGGCGGCAAGGTGAGGAAGTCGGTCCTCATCGACTTCGTGGAGGAACTCCCTTACGTGGATTGCGTGATGGACTTCAGGCTCCTGCACAGCTACATCGACGCCGACGGCAACGCCCGCACCGACGAAGTCGACGAGGCCGCCGGTTCCACTACCGTTTCCATCCTGGTCTCCGCCCGCAAACATCTGGTCGCTGCCATCAACCCCGCCGAGGAGGAGACTCCCGGTGAACTCTGCCGGTGCCTCGCATGAGCCAACCTTCCCCTGTCATAGCGAAGCTGCCGCAGCTTCCTCCCGAGGAGGATTTCTACCGCCTGCGCCGCGAGGGGATCGGCTTCCTAGTGCAGATGGGAAGCCGCCTCTGGACCGAGTACAACGAGACCGATTCCGGGATCGCCATTCTTGAGGCGCTCTGTTACGCCGTCACCGACCTCGGCTACCGCACCGGCTGGGAGATCCGGGACCTCCTGGCGCCTTACTCCCCCTCCCCCGACCCGGCGCACCCTTTTCCCAACCAGCCCTTCTTCACCGCCCGGGAGATCCTCACGGTCAGCCCGTGGACGCCTGACGATTACCGGCGGCTTTTGATCGACCTGGAGGCGGTTCGCAACGCCTGGATCACCTGCAAGGAGTGCGCGTGCGATACCAGCTACTACGCCTGGTGCGAGGGAGACAAGCTCGCCCTCTCCTACCAGCCGCCGGAAAATCGCAGGCTCAGGCCAAAGGAGGTGTGGCCGCTGGGGCTTTACGAGGCGCTCCTCGAACTGGAGGCGGATGCGGCCCTTGGAGACCTGAACGACCGCAAGGTCGAAGCCGCCGTCACGCTGGAGGACGCAAACGGCAAGCATCCGCTCACGGTGGAACTCCGCTTTTGCGAAATGGCCCTCTACGACCGGAACGGATGGGGGTTGTTCCTGGGAAGCGACGATGCTTTTGTTGGGCGCAACGGACAATCCTTCAACCTCAAGCTGATTGGCTTCGGAGCGGCACGGAATTACGACCTTTTGACCGACCCGAACCTGGACGACGCGGGGCGCAACGAATACCTGCGCCGGCACTGGCGCGACCTCTTCTACCTCGCCCTGGAAATCGGGTTGGTCCCAACCGGCAAGAAGATCGTGCTGAACGCGACGCTGAGGCTTTTGGGGGACGCGGCGGCGAGGGGTGCTGCGACGGTGGCGGCGCTGAAGGCCATCTTGGAGGATACGGCGAGCAACGGGCTCACGCAGCGCTACCGGAAAAAGGAGCTGCAAAAGGCGGCGGGGGTGGCGCGGGCGAAGGAATCACTTTTCTCGCACCGGAACCTCGACGAGGAGTTCTGCCGGGTGAGGCTGATCGGGATCGAGGAGGTGGCCGCCTGCGCCGACGTGGAGGTATCCCCCGACGCCGACATCGAGCTGGTGCAGGCGCGCATCTGGTTCGAGATCGAGCAGTACCTGAACCCGGCGGTCCCCTTCTATACGCTGCGGGAGATGCTGGAACAGGGTTTTCCGGTGGAGGAGATCTTCAACGGGCCGGCGCTGGAGAGCGGCTTCATCAGGACGACCGACCTGGAACAGGCGACGCTGAGAACCGTCCTCTGCGTCTCCGACCTCCTCAACCGGCTGATGGAGATCGACGGCGTCCTCGCGGTGAACCACCTTCAACTCACCAAGTACGACTCCGAGGGAAAGGCGGTCAAGGGGGCCTACGACCCCGCGTGGACAAGCGACGGGAAACCGATCTTCGACCCCGGGAAGAGCAGCGCCTCCTGGCTTTTGTACCTGAGCCCCCAGCACCTGCCCAGGCTTTACCGCAACGCCTCGCGCTTTCTCTTCTACAAGAACGGCCTCCCCTTTCTCCCCAGGATGGATGAGGCGTTGGCGACCCTGACCCAGTTGCGCGGGGAGGCCGAGCGCATGCGGGTGAAGAACGCCCCGAACGACCTTCCCATTCCCGCAGGGAACTACCGGGACCCGGCGGCGTACTTCCCGGTCCAATACAGCTTCCCCCTCACCTACGGCATCGGGGTCGACCAGTTGCCTACCAACGCCGACGCGAAGCGACGGGCGCAGGCGAAGCAGCTGAAGGCGTACCTCATAGTGTTCGAGCAGATCCTCGCCGACGCCCTGGAGCAGCTCGCACACACGGCCGACCTCTTCTCGCTGGACCCGCTGGTGAAGCGGACCTACTTCGCCGCGCAACTGAGCGAGGCGTTAATCCAGGGGTACAGCGAGCTCTGCACCATCACCCAGCCGGCCCTTGAAGCGTTGCTCGAAAAGGAGCCAGAATTCCTCAAACGGCGCAATAGGTTTCTGGATCACCTGCTGGCGAGGTTCGGCGAGGAGTACGGGGAATTCACCCTGCTCCTGGAGAAGCTGCAGGGAGAGCAGGTAGCGCTGGGGCAGCTGATCGGCGACAAGATCGACTTCATCTCCGCCTACCCGGTAATCAGCCGCGACCGCGCCAAGGCTTTCAATAGGGAGCTTGCCTGCGCGCCGGGGAACGACCCCGCGATCAAGCGGCGTATCGCGCTACTTCTTGGGAAAAAGGAGTTGAGCAACCGGATCATCGTGGTCGAGCACCTGCTTTTGCGTCCGAAGTTCCCCGGGGACGCGCTCTACCCCGCCTGCAGCGACGGCGCCTGCCGGCTCTGCGGAGAAGAAGACCCCTATTCCTTCAGGCTCACCTTGGTGATGCCGGGGTGGATGGAACCGTTTCACTCGGACCTGGTGATGAGGGAGTACGCCGACCGGGTCATAAGGCAGGAGCTGCCGTCGCACCTGGTGGGAAAGATCTGCTGGGTGGGCGACGACGGCTTCGAGGAGGACCCATGCGACCAGGTCATACTGGAGCTGACGCGATTCATCGAGGTGAAGGGGAACAGCATAGTAGGGGGCCGCCTCACCGAGGACGAGGCCTGCGCCTGCGCCCTGGGGGCCTACCACGAATTCTCACGGGTGTTTCGGGAGTGGTACCAGGACAAGGTGCTGCAGCACATCCACCCGGACGCACTGAAGCAGCAACTGGAGGCGTTGTTCGGCCAGAAAGTGGATCGCGCCGCCATACCCTGCGCCGCCGCCTGGGACGACGAGCTGTGGGCGGGGGTGACGGCGCTGATGATCGTGCATTTCCTGGAGATCGCGCTTTACGGCTTCCAGTTCGACCGCTTCCAGGCAGCCTGGTGCTCGTGGCTGGAAGCAGACGCCGCTTTTGACTGGACCGAAGAGCGCCTGCAAGAGCGGCTACAAGCAATTCTCACCGAGAACCTAGTCTCCAGCTCCGCCGACCTCGGCTCCCCGGCCGGCCAGATCTGCCGCTGCGCCGAACGGATGCTGCGCAGCTACGGCGCCGCGTTCGACCTCTGGATGCAGGGGCTTGTGGCCTCGGACAGCTTCGATCCCGACGCCCCTTTGCCCCCCTTCCCGCTTGATCCCCCGCCGGAATGCGCAGGTCTTGGCTTCAAGGTGGGGACTATGGAGAAGCTGAAGGAGCTCGTCGAAGACCGGTACGGCGCCTACCGCACGGTCTCCTACCGGCTCAGGGTGGTGCTGGACCTCCTAGGGAGGCTGCGGAACGTCTACCCTCCGGCAACCCTGCACGACTGCGACGAAGGCGGCGACATAAACCCGGTGCGACTGGGGACAACGGCTTTAGGAAACTGACAGAGGTGCCCTGCGATGAAACCTTCACAAGATAGCTTCCCCGTTTTCGAGGCCAACCAGGTACTTTCCTACTCGCACCTGAACCAGATCTTCAACTATCTGGACGAGCAGGAACGCCTCACCCGCGCCGACCTTATCGGCATCGGCATCGTCTGCGGCCTGGGGATAGCCTTCGCACAGAATGTCGACGGCGGCGCCTCCATATCCCTCTCCAGGGGAGTAGGGGTCACCTCGCTTGGCTACCTGATCGTGGAGCCGGAAGACACGGTCCTCACGAGTTACCGTCAGTACGAGCTTCCCACGGATCTTCCCTACCCTCCCTTCATGAATGGCGACGCCCCCTACGACCTTTGGGAACTCTTCCCGGCAGGAGAGCCCGACACGACGCCGTTAGCAAGCCCCGACGGATTCCTGTCGGATAAGGCGGTGCTGCTCTTTTTGGAGCTGAAAAAGGAGGGGCTTCGGAACTGCAGCATGAACAACTGCGACGACAGGGGCGCCGAGATGACGGTGACGCTGCGGCGCCTTTTGGTGAGGATAGACGACCTGAAGGAGATCATCGCCAAGGCAAACGCGCTGGAGGGTGACCTGAGCCTGGCCGACCTGGAGGCGGCGCTTTTGGAGCGCCTTAACCTCCCGGACCTGCGCCTGCCGCGGGTCGACATCCCCAACACAGGTCCGGCCACCTCAAAGGAGGTGCTGGCGGCGTTTCACGCCGTGTTCCACACGGAGCATCTGGTACAGGAGACGGCGGCAGCGCTTTCCGCCGCGTACGACGCCTTCAAGCCGCTGGTGGCGGTGAGCTACCCCACCAACCCGTTCGCCGACTTCACGGCGCGGTACGGTTCGCTCGACAACATCCCCGCGAACACGGTGCAGGTGCGCTTCCTGCAGTATTACTACGAGCTGTTCGACGACATCCTAAGGGCCTACGGGGACCTGTGCCGGGAGGGTGCGCGGCTTCTATTCTTATGCTGCCCGCCGGACCAGCTCTTCCCGCGCCACCTGATGCTGGGGGTCCTGTACCCTAACCTGGTGAGTAACGCCGCCATCTTCCGCACACCGTTCTGGGGCTCGCCCATCCT
Proteins encoded in this region:
- the vgrG gene encoding type VI secretion system tip protein VgrG, which codes for MSTESTIPTPATPDVCTVDLLVEGTSIPGEYHVLSVAVRKEINRIPTATLVLRDGEASKATFQISNSDHFLPGNKVEIRLGYRSNNETVFKGVVIKQGISIRKSGSILTVECRDEAVKMTCGAKSRYYTDMKDSDIMEQVIASYGLDKDVQATKPDLKEVTQYNATDWDFLLCRAEANGQVVIVSDGKVSVSQPAASDEPVLSVGYGSTLLELDAEIDARRQSTGVVARSWSGTDQDVLEAEAKEPAKTVAGNLAPDALAKVLGSDPYEMRHGGKLTTPELQAWADGRLLRERLAKVRGRAKFQGFAKVAPGKVMEVNGIGERFQGRFYVAGVRHAVDKGNWETDVQFGLSTESFAETFDLRPLPASGLLPAVSGLHMGVVTVLENDPQGEDRIKVRLPLVNKAEEGLWARLATLDAGNKRGTFFRPEIGDEVVVGFLGDDPCHPVVLGMCNSSAKPAPEPAKDRNHRKGYVSRSKLKFTFDDQNKVVLLETPGGNRLALSEADKGIVIKDQNGNKIIMDNTGVRIESSKDLTLKAAKNVSIEASASLSLKAQTSFKAEGTASAEVSGASTTVKGSAKTVIQGGIVQIN
- a CDS encoding GPW/gp25 family protein, with translation MNLDFLGRGWSFPPTFDKGLPGVEMLEQEADILASLQVLLSTAQGERVMLPLFGCNLDELVFESLDTGTKALMTDKIESAILYHEPRIDLESVRLDDTRELEGVVLIEVIYRVRTTNSRFNFVYPFFKLEGTDLDLAATVTLLPDND
- a CDS encoding PAAR domain-containing protein; amino-acid sequence: MLPAARVTDLIVSAATQGVPTPIIPPGAVNVLIAGLPAARMGDTCGADVVIKGSATVFIGGLPAARMADSTAGGGVILPPCALTVLIGG
- a CDS encoding baseplate J/gp47 family protein, which produces MSRSDCKQNRDPLQLVREGTSREERLFPALDPGYAPVDERAAAHHMVFAQAYSAFLNYFNADNVQDGDWQPFFSGDVSVQLALAAVQDVDAYRIRIKEYLDFLKDLNFQSDEAKAKEYLGYLFSAAATLARQFDIFQAALPADLPLKSMLQALLQSQLALALNRLISYYKADLALPQPDSLIAEAAPDLVVLGKSAVTFAEVYQGGLTGEWITDGSADWAAYTNGVLPDASVYGSGIEAYQRINHIATHNLFTSALDQFLKAYARTAAEAAKGLEASLTQRDDHQPHYALFLTFLRLFAYARDGANTLTGRHLDFYYRIILQLKEKEARPGHAHLLIELAKQPPEHLVLAGELFKAGKDALGHDAFFANDRDFVANQAQVAALMTVYRHGSEKVGVTAPSSLQQGRIFASPVANSEDGIGGELTSNDKSWHPFHNKKYQDGTLAKIDMPKAEIGFGVASHYLYLAQGERSVTLSFQSQPTAARDFKDDVVCLFSSEKGWLEKAPVSFAQETGGLVLRIDLSGADPAVVAYSAKLHGYSFATELPVLLVKLKHRDDAPFAYPELEPVTLTQAGLTVEVTGLKTAALSNDFGPVGASKPFQPFGPSPVANGSFVIGSGEMFQKSLTYAQVNVQWQSTPAPFNGASVSVVTEYLQGGVWRQYKTSLQADVTSTTFDLLGEPQSADAPPYSDAPAPPENEQFQTSSRNGFVRLRLAADFGQSDYEQALIDYIKRVTDSDPNNDGEKPVAPTGPYVTGLTLDYGAQQTIALDQADRGKFEARQALFFHLDPFGYAEQHPYLKSTVPAAIPSMTLLPQFKHLNRDDPKLPKGVPVPHEAEFYVGVAGLVPPQNLALLFQVVDGSADPLSIKPKPHIDWSYLQQNEWVPFGHGEVEDRTAELIDSGIVTLSIPRGASSDNTLLPADQYWVRAAVKSNSDSVCRLILVAAQALQATFEDQGNDPAFVGGTLHAGIIAKLAQPDADVKKVSQPFASFGGRGKEAPADFYTRVSERLRHKDRAIAQWDYERLVLEGFPQIYRVKCLNHTQYEPDATGSGIYRELAPGHVTVVTIPDLRLAALRDPLRPYTSLGLLDKISAYLAQRLSCFVRLHVRNPLFEEVQVDCKVTLQPGLDQSFYEQKVKEAITRFLSPWAFPGGGNPSFGGKVRKSVLIDFVEELPYVDCVMDFRLLHSYIDADGNARTDEVDEAAGSTTVSILVSARKHLVAAINPAEEETPGELCRCLA